TAGGCAACATTTCCCAGAAAATCCGATGAATAATGTATTTCAGCACCAGCAGTAGCAGACAGCTACAATTTCCTGCGCAGAGGCAGgcagctgtgattggctgagaaCCACAGGAGCACAAGGTCACCTGGTGGAGACATAAAACAGGTTTGAATGGAGGAAGGGAGTTAGTACCTGTGAGCAGGTGAACATCAACAGTTTAATCTGCACTGGTTATAGCCGTACAGAGAGGTCGGATGTGGTGCTGGAAGATGAGACTGGTGGCTCTGGTTGTTGTGTGTACGCTGATGGTTGGGCAGGATGGAGGGAGTGTGGCAGCAGATCTACCCAGGTTTGATTCTGCACAGAGAGGACATGCAACAGGTAAGCTACTTGAAGAGTTGAATCTTAATGTAAAGTAGAAGTACCATCTGAGAGAAACACTCCAGTGGACTCACTGACTGCATTTACTCAGCATTTCTTTGGTACTTTCCACTGTTGTAATATTTGTACTACAGGCTATGTTTTAGATGCAGATACTCTACTTTTTACTACACCACATTTATTTCATGACTAATAGCTTTGCTGATTacaatttcaaataaatatgaggatatcttttgctttatttattattatcgtttgttcattttggcatttgttccttttttgatAGTGACAGTGTAGACACATTTCTGGAATTAAATTCAGCTCTGAGTTAGGAACTACAAATTCCTTATTTAACAGTTTatgtaaaattaatatttaaacatattCAGTGTATTCTACCATTTGTCAAAATGACTGTTTCATTGTTTGATTCATGGTATTTTTAGGTCCCTAAAAGATGATGGAGTTGTATCACTAATAAGTAATTATATTAGTAATATTGCCATAAAATGatacagtaataataacaatataagACTACAAAGTTACTaacatttgatcattttcacagacttttcatttAGTGAATACAGAACTCTGTAATTGGTATGGCACATGTTTTTAACCAACCTTGAGGAAAACTGAAAGTACCAATAAACACATcaataaattattattgttgtaaaaCACCttgtgattttgtatctgtgaaaggtgctatggaaataaattttacttacttacttaccaTATCCTCCCAAGTTGTTATTCCTGGAGAAGCACATTagataaatacataataaatactTACTAGTCGTACTGCTATTAAACACTTAAGTGAACTGTTCAAATCCATACAGTTCCTGAGTGGTGATGAATCATTTCTCGCGGCAGCAGCAGAAGGCTGCAGGCACAGCTGATGTTCTGATGTTGTTCTGCTCAGGAGCAGTTCTCCCTGCGCTcaggaggagaacgacaggagaccTGCTGCTAGAGGATCCCAACCTGTGCTTCTCTCTGAGGGAGAACGAGGAGCAGCGGCAGCTTCTGTGCAACGACCGCAGGAGCAAATTCAACTTCAACCCATTTGGCCTCCGCTTCGGGAAACGCTACATTTACAGAAGAGCCGTTAAAAGAGCCAGAACCAATAAGTTTTCCCCCTTTTCTCTGTTCTCACGAGAACTGGAGGTGCCCACCTGAAACAGATGTTTTCCTCTGAGGAATTGTGTGATTT
This is a stretch of genomic DNA from Amphiprion ocellaris isolate individual 3 ecotype Okinawa chromosome 21, ASM2253959v1, whole genome shotgun sequence. It encodes these proteins:
- the kiss2 gene encoding kisspeptin 2, producing MWCWKMRLVALVVVCTLMVGQDGGSVAADLPRFDSAQRGHATGAVLPALRRRTTGDLLLEDPNLCFSLRENEEQRQLLCNDRRSKFNFNPFGLRFGKRYIYRRAVKRARTNKFSPFSLFSRELEVPT